One Malus domestica chromosome 11, GDT2T_hap1 genomic region harbors:
- the LOC103449059 gene encoding WAT1-related protein At1g68170-like — MMMLVVQASYVGMNISYKLVAEVGMNFTILVAYRNMFSAALMLPLALIFERATMAQNFYIESLGLTSATYAVAFNNLIPVITFLIALCFRMEKLALGTHAGRAKVVGTLVCVGGTMIFTFYKGHEIVIWSTDVNLLRKYSHQSSQVLHRNTRTQLLGSVLALCSSISFALWLIFQKKMTRDYPCQYSSTALMSIMASIQSTAFALCKERDWSQWKLGWGIKLFTAVYSGVITSGLVLTLTAWCVLMRGPLFVAIFNPLGLLLVALAATLLLDEKLHLGSILGGVLIICGLYMVLWSQREELKTMIEQPPSLLEESHSIDVATLPVSSDSTCDEIN, encoded by the exons ATGATGATGCTGGTGGTTCAGGCGTCATATGTAGGGATGAATATATCTTACAAACTGGTAGCAGAGGTTGGAATGAATTTCACCATCCTTGTTGCCTACCGTAACATGTTTTCTGCAGCCCTTATGCTTCCTCTTGCCCTTATATTTGAAAG GGCAACCATGGCACAAAACTTTTACATAGAGAGCTTAGGCTTAACATCGGCAACATATGCCGTAGCCTTCAATAACCTTATTCCAGTCATCACGTTCCTCATAGCATTATGTTTTAG AATGGAGAAGTTAGCCCTTGGGACACACGCGGGTAGGGCAAAAGTTGTGGGTACATTGGTTTGTGTAGGAGGGACAATGATCTTCACTTTCTACAAAGGCCACGAGATTGTCATTTGGTCGACGGACGTAAACCTTTTACGTAAATATTCCCACCAAAGCAGCCAGGTCTTGCACAGAAACACTCGCACTCAGTTGCTGGGCTCCGTCTTAGCACTCTGCAGTAGCATCTCTTTTGCACTGTGGCTGATATTTCAG AAAAAAATGACTAGGGATTACCCTTGCCAGTACTCAAGTACGGCCCTGATGTCTATCATGGCATCAATCCAGTCTACTGCTTTTGCCCTCTGCAAGGAGAGGGACTGGAGTCAGTGGAAGTTGGGCTGGGGCATCAAACTTTTCACGGCAGTGTATTCG GGAGTCATTACTTCGGGATTGGTTCTTACTCTGACCGCATGGTGTGTGCTCATGCGAGGGCCTTTGTTTGTGGCTATTTTCAACCCTCTTGGCCTTCTGCTGGTGGCCTTAGCTGCGACTTTGTTGTTAGATGAGAAGTTACACTTAGGAAG CATATTAGGAGGGGTTTTAATCATCTGTGGGTTATATATGGTTTTGTGGAGTCAAAGAGAGGAACTGAAGACGATGATAGAACAGCCACCATCACTACTTGAAGAGTCCCATTCTATTGATGTAGCAACATTGCCAGTGAGCAGTGATAGTACTTGTGATGAAATCAATTAG
- the LOC139189383 gene encoding protein ANTAGONIST OF LIKE HETEROCHROMATIN PROTEIN 1-like isoform X1 → MDRRKLLLILLLEMSYLETICICTILVVMMLRGKQRHVERPTLTNRSLIRREISLCYLNGIIGNTDTECVNELRMDRRTFGILCDLLRQDGRVKTDGLVSVEEQVCMTLQILAHHTKNRSVGGRFYRSGETISRYFNSVLQGILRLQGFLLKVPQPVPIDSTDARWRCFKNCLGALDGTHIDVHVPEIDKPRYRTRKGRVATNVLGVCSGDRQFIYVFPGWEGSASDSRVLHDAISRPNGFKVPAGCYYLVDGGYTNGEGFLAPYRGIPYHLSEWEGRTPSNKEEYFNMKHSKARNVIERCFGLLKGRWSILRSPSFYPIRTQGRIITACCLLHNLIRQEMSVDPMENLPIIEDGQNTEEGEYVGSVQSSDQWTAMRNDMAEEMYNEWRAIRNQQPN, encoded by the exons atggatcgaaggaagcttttattgatcttattgttagagatgtcttatttggaaacaatttgtatttgtacgattcttgtggtgatgatgctacgtggcaaacagagacatgttgaacgacccacattgactaaccgttcacttattagacgagagattagtttgtgttatctgaatggtataatagggaatactgatactgaatgtgttaacgaattgagaatggatagaaggacttttggcatattatgcgacttacttcgtcaagatgggagggtaaaaactgatggtttggtgtctgtagaggaacaggtgtgtatgactttacaaatattagcacatcatactaagaatcgtagtgttggcggtagattttataggtcgggagagactataagtaggtatttcaatagcgtattgcaaggaattttgcgattacaaggtttcctactaaaagtcccacagcctgtgcctattgattctacagatgctaggtggcgatgttttaag aattgcttgggagcattggatggaacacacattgatgtgcatgtacctgaaattgacaaaccaagataccgaacaagaaagggtcgagtcgcaactaatgtgttaggtgtgtgttcaggagataggcagttcatatatgtgtttccggggtgggagggttccgcatcagactctagagtgctacatgatgcaattagtaggcctaatggttttaaggtaccagcgg gttgttattaccttgtagatggtggttatacaaatggtgaaggattccttgcaccctatagaggaataccttatcatttatctgaatgggagggacgaacaccttctaataaggaagaatattttaacatgaagcattctaaggcaaggaatgtaattgaacgctgttttggcttgctaaaaggaaggtggtcgatactaaggagtccatctttctatccgataaggacacaaggtcgaataattaccgcttgttgcctactacacaatcttattaggcaagagatgtcagtagatccaatggagaatttgccaataatagaagatggacaaaatacagaagaaggtgaatatgttggtagtgttcAATCATCGGACCAGTGGACTGCAATGAGGAATGATATGGCTGaggaaatgtataatgagtggagagcaattaggaaccagcaaccgaactag
- the LOC139189383 gene encoding uncharacterized protein isoform X2, which produces MDNENILNATQEPKGRRRKWEAFEEEVLLGVLEDFVARKQRCDTGAFKQGTLVEIAKAVNVLCPHSNIKANPHIESKLKKWKKTYSMVVDMINTSGFAWNDVKKCVEVDSDDAWQTYVQRNKEADGWRSKPFPLFDRFAYIFGKDRATGNVAETPAQMVEEQSHDHVGESDIGGDNFVSSMNQQSQQSTPSENSQRKRKRAVGSSSDGTEAIISGLKDFYVESGKRMQMVTEALVQGTADHTDIANELEAMGLSPMDQIDALSLILDKPKNVGVFRAIKPELKKVFVQRLLRDNASG; this is translated from the exons atggataacgaaaatattttgaatgctactcaagagccaaaaggaagaaggcgtaaatgggaagcatttgaggaagaagtattactaggagttcttgaggattttgttgctcggaagcaacggtgtgacaccggtgctttcaaacaaggtactttggttgaaatagcaaaagctgtcaatgttttatgtcctcattcaaatataaaggcaaatccacatattgagtccaagttgaagaaatggaaaaaaacatatagtatggtcgttgacatgataaacacaagtggatttgcatggaatgatgtcaaaaagtgcgttgaagttgacagtgatgacgcatggcaaacttatgtgcag agaaataaagaagccgatggatggagaagcaaaccttttccactgtttgatagatttgcatatatatttggaaaagatcgggctacgggtaatgtagccgaaacccctgctcaaatggtggaggaacaaagtcatgatcatgttggtgaaagtgatattggaggtgataattttgtttcttcaatgaaccaacaaagccaacaaagcaccccatctgaaaatagccaaagaaagaggaaaagagctgtgggaagttcaagtgatggaaccgaggcaattatcagtggactgaaagatttttatgttgaaagtgggaagaggatgcaaatggtaactgaagctttagttcaaggtactgcagatcatactgacatagctaatgaacttgaagcaatgggtctctctcctatggatcaaattgatgcattgtctcttattttggataaaccaaaaaatgtgggagtgttcagggcaatcaaaccggaactcaagaaagtgttcgtccaaagACTTTTAAGAGACAACGCAAgcggatga